CGGTTGTTCTACAACTGTTACCGGTAGGGGAGCTTCTGGAGTTGGCTCTGGTACCGGCGGTTGTTCTACAACTGTTACCGGTAGGGGAGCTTCTGGAATTGGCTCTGGTACCGGCGGTTGTTCTGCAACTGTTACCGGTAGAAGAGCTTCTGGGAGTGGTTCATCGATTTTTAACGCTTCTAAGGCGGCAACTGGTATACCAGATTGCTCAGATTGTTCTGTTACAACAATAGGACTTGAGGATTCTACAGGGGCAACAACATCCACTATTTCAGGAACTTCTGCTGCCATCTCAACCGGAACGGGAATTGGTTCTTCTATTTTACCTGACGGTTTAGCTTCGTCTGCTGGAACTGGAATTTCGACTGGTTTCGATTCTTTGGTCGATGTAGGAACTTCTACAGGAACAGATGCCACTAGTCCAGACTCTGTAGATTTAGGAACTTCAGTCTCAATTTTTGCAGCAGAAGCTGTAACTTCCTTCTCTAGTGCAGGTAATAATGTTTGCTTTTCTGAAACAGCTTCGACTGCTGCCACAGCTACCGTCTCTTCAACAGGTTTAGGTTGCGGTTCTGATGATTGCTCGGATTGAGAAGCTGGTTGATTGAGAGTTTGAGATATTTTCGCCCATATATTATCGAAAGAGTCTGCTCCCATGTAATCTATGTTTCCAGCCTCCCAACCTTGTCGCCTCGCTAGTTCGTCTGCGGCGTCTTGTTGTAACGGTGCGCCGGGAACTACACGTGCCAGGTTAGCTGCAACGCCGGTCTgaaaagttacaaaaatataattatttcatgtttCATGCTTAAGATTTCGTTCGCCattataagcttaattttttaCCACAGAGAAAGGTAGGTTGGTTAAAAAGCAACGTGcagtttagttattttaattctttcagTTACACATGCATTATAGAAACAAGCTACtaatgcattttaattaaagtattattgcacttaaataaaaaaaaatgtaatataattctttGTACATaccaatttattatacattttttttgtcattacttACTTGAATCTCTTCGTTATTTATTGTCTTATCGTTAATATCCTCTAAGATTGTTTCTATAGCATCTTCAAATTCTTCTGAACTCTCTGGTGTCGGCGAACGTGGAATAAATGGTATTTCATGGATGCAGACCTTACGCCCACGTGCGTCTATAGTCATTCTGTGCCTTAAGTAAAAGCCATCGTATGGGTGCCTAGGTCTTAGTTCCTCATAAACATCACTATCGCTATCGGAGTCATATCCattaacttttgtttttgatgtATGTTGACATCGCAATCTGACGTGATCCATCATCACGGTATATACTTGTTCCGTTTTGTTTTGCTGTCCATACTGAGAAGGAAAGGTCCAATCTCTCTTTTTATGTTGTTTAGATCCTTCTTTATCGTGGATATTATAAGACATATTCGAgacatgattattattttgagaTTCAACAGTCtgtacatttaaattacttttattactttctAACCGATTAGTGTAAGTGTAGTGATGATCATGATAAGTATGTGGCTCTTGGTTGTTAATTTGTTGATGCTCGACGTAGTtatgtaatgtattaatttgtgTATCTTGTAATTGTTGCtgagaattattattgttataatgttCTGAATGCTGACGAAAATTATGAGATTCAGAATGAAATGAGGAAAAGTGTGATTGGTGTTCATGTTCAGAGTGATGACTGTTTGTTTCGTTGTGCTCGTGTACGTGTTGGCAATGATCCTGGGACGTTTGTTCGTAACTACTATGAAAATCGCGCTGCTCTTGTTGTGGTGGCATGTAATCCCATGCATATTTTCTCATATCCTGATAATCATCTATTGTTTGTTCTGTTGGATTAGATTGTTCTGTACTAGGCGGAATGTTTCCTCTGTAAATATTCCACGGATCGTGAAATTGCTTTAGATCAAATTCTGGTACATTTATTTCAGAATCTAAAATTTGATTATCCGGATGATGCCATGGAAATTCAGAATTTGGATCTAGTATGGgttcataataaatgttatgcaAAACTGGTTCTCTAAATTCGGGTACTTCTTGTTCATGTACTGCTGATGAGTCGTCTTCTATATTATCCTATTGGTTAAAGCGATAAAACAGCTTAGTAGTTAAGCATGCAGagaaaaacttgaaaaaagcaTAACACACTGAGAATTCTAAAAATTTTGTGCATGGCTTAATTCGAGGAAACattactagaattaaaaaataattacttaacaaacatacaaaaattttaccaaaataaagaaatggcaagcttattattcattattaagtttaatttgtaaatattaaaatattgtatgtttgtaCAGTGATGCCCATTTCACCAAAATACCAACACCATCAATTCTACTAACCCAAAATGCATTGATCTTTTTAAAACacacaaaattatttgaaaatattagaataatattagtattttggagaaatgtttttaatttatattaaactaacataaaacatttaaaaacttgCTAATTGCATTACAAATGTGCACAAGCTTAAAAGACAAGCATTAGTTTTGGAAGATATAAACTAAAGGTAATATgtacagaaaaaataattaaaactgtaaataaaaacttttaaaaaatcataaaagaaATCACTTGtctatgttgaaatatttttttcatctcaCCTCCTCTTCAATGTTCGAATCCTGTAGCGTATGCTTAGAACACATGTTGTACGAGCAAGATCAGACGCTTATATGAGAATGGATTGACTTATTGGACTTTATGAAGGGTATTGCTAAGTATTTGCGGTCGTGAACCGTGAAATCCTAGAAGCCGTATTGCATTTGATCCCATTGTGGTAATTGATATTGGATCTAATAACTTACCAATGCGAAAACATTCCACAAATGTGATATAGTTAACTGAAATAATATCGAATAACGGCTTCATTTAACATTATGCATTTTACAATACTTTTTTCGCcgttatcaatataataaatacaccgtataaacaaaatttggATCAGAGAACTGTCCATgttaaatgaaaagtaaaaaagGCTTTTATAGCAATAACAATCAATAGCCCAGTAAGTCTCTCCAATTTAATAGCATTACTGTTTATAGCACTAGTTAAGGACAATAAAGGATTTtatctaaagtaaataaaaaaacttaccatATTTGTATCTAGCTGTGCGTGAACTTGTGCAACGAAGAGATCCCACCAGAGTTGCAAGAAATCACGCAAATGTTCTGGCGCTTCAACGGATCGAGATGCCCAATTAAATTGCTGTAGCCACGGCTTGACGGCTCCAATAAAGTggattatctttaaattttggCCGAAGCTggaaaattaaagaaattaccGAGTTAAGCTGTAGTTCGTTTCAATCCTAACAATATACTGcagttatgtatatttattactaatcttCAATATTCAAACACACTCACTGTTTCAAGGCGGGTAAATATGAGTAGAATGCGGCCGATGTGACATTGTAAAGGAATGGCAGATGTTTTTTGATGTCACCGTGTGCCCAATCCGAGAAATAAGAGTTGAGAAGACCTTGATCACCacctatacataaataaaacgagTATTTTTGAaactacaatatacatataatgtacaAGCACTCttaaaattgcaattaaaatccTGACGatggaaaatgaaaatatttatgttgcaTTAGAGGACATCAAACGTTGTTGAATGTAAACATACCATCAAAGCTGCCTCGTTCAGATGCAAATGTGATAAGGTTGCTAAAAGTTTCGGCGGATGGTTTGAACACAAAAACACCAGAATTGAAGCAGTCGGGCCAGCCGACGTCGGGAGCAGCAGATAGTTCTTCACGCTCGAACAGTTCATCGCAATTTTGGACGACcttgaaatagaaattatatttactttacgtCATTCGCTCAGACCTAAACATAGCTGGAATAATCTTCGAAAACATTTCATTAACGTTACTATGAGAATGCACTAAATTCTAGTTAGAAAATTTTGATTGccttttataagttattaataacataccgtcttatttgtgaaatatgtttttaattattattattgcaaatgagcataataaaattatctaaacaAACGTAAGATACGAGCAACTTCGTTTAATTGATACAATcaccaaatataattaaaataataattttataacatattttcaacAGTAGTCAATTTTTggtagataattattaaatttaaataaattcagtttTCATTGTGTTCTTACAACAGttaaaccataaaattaaacttttgaaGCAAACGAATACTTCCTTTGGATTCCTAATTTGATTCGGTTCAGCGATTTAGGCATGGAAACCGttccgtttataatattagtatggatattgATCGTTAATTGTTATAGGATTAAAAGCATCCTTAGAAATGAAATAGTCCCACTTTCATGTGCATTACACGACATAAAACACGTGATCAAACAATGAGTTATCAAATAGTTTTATCGGGGCTTCATTTGACCTGTGATAAAAAACTCCGTACCTCGCATAATtccatttaaagtttttatttatatcaaattcgtATAGAATATTTCATTCACTACATCATTCTATAATTATCACTAACcagctttattttgtttttcttatattcatttaatattacttgaGTCATGTGATAAAAGCAAAATAAGACCAGtcagttaatttttaaacaaactcgcaaattttataattaatttattttagagcCTGCCATTGGCTTGGCTCAATATAATAACAAGCCAGCTCGATAATAACGATAACATTGGTCCATTATGTCCATTGTCTTAAAAATTGAATACTCAACATTCGTAATGGACTGCAAATGATTTTCTTCATAGTCCTACTGACATTTTGTCAACATTTCGCTTTCATCTTATCGTAAAATTCGAAAGAAAGTATATTATGGATTTGGATCCTATCCAAAATCACCGAGTACAAATATTTGGGCCATGGTTATGCGTCTCATCATCTCGTGTTACAGCGCTAACGACCGCATCCGGTAACATTGACTTTCTTATCACATAAACATTTACTAGTAATAGATTTTATGTGACAGGAATTTCTTTAAACtcgtctatataaatattaacaaccaCCACTTATACTATCGTCAAGCACCAATAGAAATAATTAGAAGGAATGTGTTCCATTTTGCACGGTGAGTTACCCGGTTTTATAAGACACATGCTGGGAATCGACATTTATCTTCACAATGTCTGGCGTAAACGGCCTTTTATACGTCTGTACAAGTCGTAAAAAGAACAtgtttaatctttattaaacttTGATTCGTCATTTAACCCGTTACATTAGTCAATGCAATTGTACAATTAGTATTAATCAATAGCAAGTAGGTTATGTCAGTTTATAGTACGAGTGATATTCAAAAGCCTGGGAATAATCACAAATGGACATTTTAATGGTATAAAGAAgatttgatgatgatgtccttCTCACCGATTTGGACCACAACGACCATTCGCAACGGGAATTGAATCCTTGAAGCCATATAATTCACAAACACAAAATACGTGTAAAAACTTTTGTAAAGacttgtgattttttttgtgaaaagtttttttttcgaaacaaAACATACGGACTTAGGAGCCACTGCaggaggattttttttaatcgatataaGCAATCTCATTACCAAGGAAAAcgcctattattttaaattgcagactattgtattttttttaattttcttatgatctgtaaaaaaaaatctaagatattaaataataaaatattttctaagatattAACTTAGGTACTTAgtgtgaataattattatgtaagcaAATGTATATTGTTAACTTATAAGTCAAAGTTTGTTGTTGCTTTTACAACGACTTGCATTGAGTTTGCATAATGACACAGAAAATTATGGCATTACGTTGTCTGTTTTCAGTAATATGTACCTTTGGCCTAATATAATTTCAGTATCTTTgggaattaataaaaagaaatcatatgcattaaagaaaattgaaatagcaaaataaaaaacaacattgtataagtatattattattactttatttaatacctaataCTAGCTTATCGCACATGAgttgtacatatatactatatagtcGTACCTATTAGACATTTATGGCACAAGGTATATCTagttaataacaaataagttaataaacaGCCCCTTACGatgatactttttaataatataaaaccaaaaatataaccagtttcaattttaaatgggACCAAACGGGAAGTATCCTTCCCAAACAGAAAACGAATTTTGGCCAAATCGCTTCATAAATTTCAGAggtaacaaacattaaaaaaaacatgtttttaagcaaattattaaatgttaagtataatgatcatttataattcatttacataCGAAGTTTCCAAATAGACcccaaaaaaacatttcttaaaatcCTAAGCCGCTTTTTCGTTTTCAACCTAAAATAAATCTACATAATTTTTCAATCCGAATAACATTCCTCTACGGTtagtattagaataaataaaactatactgtAATGTATAACACTAGCGCCTTGTGATTCATCCTGGTAATGATACttaatatatcttcaatatCTTCTGTTACATacaaatgacaaataaatagaTGTACATCTGTAgacataatttacaaaatgatgTCAACAAACGtacataaatcaaaatactccccatattttcaattaacattataaataaagtctaGTAGCTagtttatattacatacaacTACGGTTGAAGCAACGTATTTAGATCCAGATTTAGCCCAGTAAAAGTTCATGGGTTTTGTCAAGAAATATCCAGTACCATCCTGGAGTTAAGGAGTTGGTGGAATTATAGCCCTGTACCTCAGAAAACATCATGTAAAGCCGTAAGTCTCCACTTAATCTCTCGCCAGTCTTGTCAGATTACCATCCTATTGAACTATAAGAATCAGTAAGGAAACAGAGAATACACATACCTATATGTATTTACGAAAACACttgtacattaaaatatctcCTACATACTTTAGCTTTAGATTAGCCTAGATTAAacagactttttttaaatattatcaaatcttCTTTCAAGGCATTTTGTAAAATCTAGAATATATCATATCGAATATTTAACTCTGTTCCTATATgccaaatgaaatattttgtttttgttcccGAACAATAAATGGGTCAATATATAGTAAAGACATGCATGAAAATCGGTCTAACGATAAAACACTTTATCTTAAATATCAGTACGTACCAGAGTATCAGCATCAAGGAAGACACCTTTCTCGTATTGCGTGAGATTCCAGCAGTGGATCTTTGTAAAGGTGATGCCTAGTTCTGGCCGCTGCAGCAGTGCGAGGTGGGTGGCATCTTGAGAATCCAACACGTTGACTACTACCACCTCAGCAAATAATGCGCGAAGTCGCTCTCTAAGGGAAAATCCATTATTGTTATAGTACATAACATAGTGACGAATACCGCCAGCATTAGCTCTCAGGCGAAGATCAGTAAGtcttaaatgataataattgcaGATTTGTCTCGCTGCTATATCTAACCCACCCTTTATGTATATTACTAATATGTTATACACACTCGAAAATAATACCACGATATTTACCTTCAGCATAATTCGTAAATTGAATTGTTAGAATAAGTAAAGCAATTGAATGTCTGGTGCTTATCTAAATGTGGCGTCAAACCACCACAGCCAATGTGGTAAAGCAatctcttaacaaaaaaaaaatcaaatcaaatgtattttatttaagtaaactttacaataaagtcgttttgaatcgtcaatatttaaactgtaCAACAGTTTCGGAAAGCAGTCTCGCGCgaaaagaaacggcaagaaactcgcatagttgctctttccaaataaacagatttacagaTATAATAAACAGATGTtgttattcacaattattgttcaaCCAGTCCTGTGATAGAACCCGAACCTAAATCCTAAATTAAAGAGCTATGGTGGTCCTGTTATAACAAGACATGAATCGTAACCGATGAATTTAAACCTAggtagcaccactgaattttcatgttctttataattcatgtcgtcatctgtgaaggaaaacatcctgaggaaattTATTgcgtatttttataaacaaatttccaTATGAATTTACTATTTATCTAGTTGTCCAGCGCGGCTTCCTTCGCGTTTTAGTAGTTGGTTGGTTGGTgttaagctttaaaaaaaatcattaaactcgattcagtggtttggccgtgaaggaGCAGCAggcagagagacagacagagttactttcgcatttatgatagtatagattatttatgattttattttatttctatattattttctaaagtaaATCATCGACGGTATTAAAACAGTTTAGTTTTATGATTCGACGCGATAGTAAAAATCGTTGTTATTCCATCATCAAATTTAATGTAGGAAGTTGgagtaaaaatcaaaattaaatatcgcATTAACGCTAAATTATTGCGTAATTTTCGTGCTAAATTAGACTCGGACACTTGTCCAGTAACGTCATGGAATAACATGGCGTCAGAACCAGAAGGCGAATGTAGTGACCAAAATACACTATCTCTTTTATTAGAGTCAACAGAAACACAGGCCAAAGTAAATTTATCTATAGATTTTACTGGCTTTTACAACTAGCctgtttgttattaaaaagcAATCAACTACGATATAAATCGCAATATCGTTCTGTTCGGAAATGTGttccgtttttttttcaaatactagGACAAGTCAGGGTCgcgttcataattttttttttttcagttaacaTAGCATAGACAagatattttggaaattatacGATGCATTTCCTTTATAAATACTGTATAATTACTTACACAGTGTGTTAATTGatcgattttaattattttcctgtaaattatacaaatattgatattaaaatagaatagtCAGGCTATGAATAAATTACTGTACATAACTTTTCTTTgtggttaaatattaaaatatatatttagaacattAAAGACaaacttttcatatttaaataagtatatacatcATCAGTTGACTATAATTTGGTAGCATCGAATCAATTTGTTCCGTATAGCTACTTagaataagaatttatattgcTTTTTCTAGATTACCTCATAGCCTCGGTGACGGAAGGGGTAATAAGCACCACTGCAGGGTAGGCCGAACCGACTCGACGCAATGAGTGCGCCAGCACCAGCGCTCCAAGGCCGTAGGAATCGTTTGTAGCCAGCGTTACCCATGCTTGatctattaaagaaatattaaatttatgaaaaaatttcTGCAGTAGCAATATAAGAACCACACTATAACTAGAAAAAATAAAcggtaaaatgtattttgtatgccaataataatttcttatttaaacgtaacaatttaaaattattctataccTAACTTTCCTCATCATTACTTAGTAtagaacaaagtcgcttaccactgtctgtccctatgtacatatgcttaaatcttaaaaaattcacaatggattttgatgcggtttttttaatagataatttgattcaagaggaaggtttatatgtataatacatgcacaatatagtagagaaaaactgataattttagggATTTCTGAAGTgacgtcgtaaataaacacatttagatcaacctttacagcatgtaactttaattaatattttcgaagatattacagatttaaaacggaGGGACATAggggtttgtattgtctaatgactgaaaaactgtggacgttgtaagacattctgtagtatatttagtatcaacatTGCACCTGTGAAAAGttggggcggatcgctagtatcatggatatattattattgccaaagacgtaaaatattaaaataccaagAAATTATTAGGATACTACGCAAATCACATTACTTGTCTCACTACTCACTAGATGTAGTCTTGTGGCAAGATTCAGGAAGTGCGCAGTACGTTTGATGACGCCGCGTAGGTAGCTCTacatgatactaaatatattggCACGTGTGTAACACAATATATCTTGGCGTTCCCTGTGGATTTAACTACTATCTTTGTACTAATGATGACAGAATCGATTCATGCATGACTTGCTGCTcttataatgttaatgtaaacatctaaaaaaatgtaacaatactCTTAcgtataactgttttttttttttctaaatgatGTGTTCGTCGTCTCATAGTCGTATTATCCTAAAATAACTTCCTAAGCTCTAAATTAATATGCAAAACTTTCGATTTTATATTCATcagaataaatagtttaaaggtAAATTTTTCCTCTTTAATATTCCCAGGACAGAATTAAAACGATTATCTACTCAATGTccaatacatatatgtattggACATTGAGTAGATAatcgtaaatttattaataaatttactcaTCATTGTCTGCTGCATATATATGTCTAATGCATATAATTGTGAATTATAAAAccggtatttatttaaatattcaattcgaCACATTTGTATAAGGATGCATTATAGATATTGTTAATAAGAACACATATAAATACTATAgctagttttttatatatttttagaacttTCATAACACTTTTAGTGTTATTGCGTATAACGgaactatatttaaaacacaGTATATATGTGTGCATTGATGAATTCATATGAATAGCTCAAAGCATGTATCCCGCGTGGGCCATTACACAGCGCCTCCATGTAATAGATAAGTCGATGCCGCACGTTCTTCTCGTGTTCTAGTCTAAAATAGCGcgacacaaataaaattgaaaataaaactactcGATAGCGTCAGATATTTGGGGCCGGGACTAGACGACTATGCATTCCACAATTAAACCAACAATCAGTCTTTTCTATCTGTGTTGCGGTGACGTCGACATATCATACAATCCCCAAATCTTATCCCGGTAGTACGCATTtagatattcgaaatttaaaataattgagtattacaatttaagtattttctGTACTtccttatgtattttatatgtttatttttattcgtattttcatttcttaacgtatgtattttatgtattgattCTCATATTTAGACGAATGGTTGAACTGAGATTATGACATTTATTGCGGGCGTTCATAATTTCTAAGCTTAATTCAATTTGTATAGATTGCCTCTAAATTTGCCACAGCTCATTCCATCGCGTTGCTTCTATGCGGTTTGGTATGCAAGTAATTGCATTTTACCTAACTGAtgtttactcacgatgttttccttcattgccATCTTAGctcttataataatatcgtttagagaatatagaataataaataataattacaaaatcaagctatatttatacgtaaattattatctatgtattAATTGCTTTGACAAGTTCAGTtgttatattatagaattaaacatttagcatttaaataagtatatttcttGACTTCCtcggaaattattttaaatataacataaataaaggtTGAATAACTGAGACTGACAAAATATAGCCAAGCTTTGCATAAAtaacctataatattataatatacaaaataatatatttccatcTGCttctaaaacataataatgacCATTTAAAATACaggtttattacaaatttaataagaaaacaaaattattgtgattttataaattatattttatcgtgaGAAGTTTTATATAATCGATCGAATCCAaacttaatcataaataatgaaaaattgcCAATTCATTTAACTTGCATAGGTACGCTTCGTTacggaaaatatattatctcaaggccctatatttagtaattattagttatattttcgacaattatgtagtattattataagattttttcggGTGAGATGTAAATAGAAACAAGAAGGAATGCCGGCAACATGGAATACCAATAAGGCACACGAGACATTAACGGTGGCGCGGGCGCAGGATCAGACGCGCCTGGAAGTCGGGAGCAATGTCCCTGCGGTTTCTATTTAGGTGCAGCCGGTCTGGCGGGATAGTACCATGAGAGCACTCAACCGCCTTACAAAATAAAGGAATGCAGTAATCATGCATTCACTGTTCAAATGTCGACACGACATTGGCAAAAAAAACCAACATGCAATTCCATTCATGTAGAAAGATTATCGGGGATTAAACTTTCTAAGTTAACATTTCGTGTATTTTTGTACACGCGATTTCAAGTAAAGCGAAGTTTGTGGTGCTAATTAAAGTTAGTTTCAGTATGGAAAGGAGAAATACATTAATAGGTGTTTGAAGTTCTTTAGAGAAAGTTGATACTAGAGAGTAGACAGGGTTTAGTGTAGTTATAATATCGCGACTAATGTACCTATAAGATACGCaatcaatcaatttaattaatgaaattaaaataattcaactgAAACAAATAGATTATTTGAGTGGCCTcgagtttaaattattatcaggaTAATATCGGCAAATAACgtcatatatttgaaaaagtcGTGTTAAGTAATTAATCAGTATTGAGTTATTTCACAATTTCAgtgatattctttttattacttGTAATGGTTTAGACCGAGGACATTTATTCCTATGCTGACCTTAATAAAATACGCTGAGCGATTTTCGCATGATGCGAACGGATGGATAAATAAACCGCAGACGATATCAAAAATTTCAATTAGGTGTTCAGGTTGATAATAATTagcacaatattaaaaatacattaaatttgaaattaattgaacCGTCAGTTTATAGCAATCCCTAGTCGActaaataatgtcaattttatattaataattttcattcacATCATAAGATCACGTACGTATATTCTTACATAAGTGCAAACAATTATaagtgtaaatatgtatataaacagaAGATTCGCAGCACATTTCTTATTAATCGATAGcatatctaaattaaaacatctttttaaaatattttttcaaactgACCTCCAAAATACGAAGTCGATATTCGAATTAGTTGTAAAAAGGTCAAGTAAACTTTTCTGGGACGTGTCATGTATCATTAAACTAGAATAgcccaaaaaattaaaatgattatcgTCTTAACATGAACTCTTAATGGAGAATTTCttgttgtaaacatttttactgTTACTAATAGAACTGTCTTGACCGTTCTCTGGATACGCTTCTAATAGAAGCTCATGGTCATGATCATTGCAGTTAGCCGCTGATAACGAATCagcgattatatttattactactcTTATAACATGGACTCGTACGATACCATGAGTATATTTACGATCAGAGAAATTTATCTGATAACAAATGTGTTGTTGTGTTAACGCGCGTATTTGACATTTGTactcataaaacaatttaattcataaccatatttgttaatacatttaaatgagtGATACCAACTGATGTGAaagtaatttcaaatacatattgaatataaatcgaGTATACCGAAAGGAAGTCGCATTAATCCTTAATCGGATTAATGCATGATTGcctcataaattattttacataaaataaccgATTTGTGTTTGATCCATTCAGTACTAACGTTAAATACATTCAATTAAGCTATTCACATACCT
The nucleotide sequence above comes from Vanessa tameamea isolate UH-Manoa-2023 chromosome 2, ilVanTame1 primary haplotype, whole genome shotgun sequence. Encoded proteins:
- the LOC113401439 gene encoding uncharacterized protein LOC113401439 isoform X8; amino-acid sequence: MSNQAWVTLATNDSYGLGALVLAHSLRRVGSAYPAVVLITPSVTEAMRERLRALFAEVVVVNVLDSQDATHLALLQRPELGITFTKIHCWNLTQYEKGVFLDADTLVVQNCDELFEREELSAAPDVGWPDCFNSGVFVFKPSAETFSNLITFASERGSFDGGDQGLLNSYFSDWAHGDIKKHLPFLYNVTSAAFYSYLPALKHFGQNLKIIHFIGAVKPWLQQFNWASRSVEAPEHLRDFLQLWWDLFVAQVHAQLDTNMDNIEDDSSAVHEQEVPEFREPVLHNIYYEPILDPNSEFPWHHPDNQILDSEINVPEFDLKQFHDPWNIYRGNIPPSTEQSNPTEQTIDDYQDMRKYAWDYMPPQQEQRDFHSSYEQTSQDHCQHVHEHNETNSHHSEHEHQSHFSSFHSESHNFRQHSEHYNNNNSQQQLQDTQINTLHNYVEHQQINNQEPHTYHDHHYTYTNRLESNKSNLNVQTVESQNNNHVSNMSYNIHDKEGSKQHKKRDWTFPSQYGQQNKTEQVYTVMMDHVRLRCQHTSKTKVNGYDSDSDSDVYEELRPRHPYDGFYLRHRMTIDARGRKVCIHEIPFIPRSPTPESSEEFEDAIETILEDINDKTINNEEIQTGVAANLARVVPGAPLQQDAADELARRQGWEAGNIDYMGADSFDNIWAKISQTLNQPASQSEQSSEPQPKPVEETVAVAAVEAVSEKQTLLPALEKEVTASAAKIETEVPKSTESGLVASVPVEVPTSTKESKPVEIPVPADEAKPSATEEAAQETRL